The stretch of DNA AGAAAATGATCATATTTGGGATAAATGGATGAGGCTGTTTACAGCTAACGGTCATGACTTTAAAGGTTTCTAGCGCCGGGTTTGGATACATAAAAGTGCAAGTAACAAAGGATATGTGAATGACAGTACCTTAATCAATAAAAACACTTAAATATCTTAATTAGAAGTTAGGAGTTAGGCAATTCCCAGGTTTGTACAGTTAGGTCCAAAATATTATCAAAGCCCAGGTCTGAATGTCTGTGCTTCCCCCAAATTCTTACGTTAAAATCTAACCCCAAGGTGGTGATATTAGCAGGTGGAGCcttggggaggtgattaggtaatgagaacagagtcctcaggaatggaattagtgcccttagaaaTGAGGCCTGAGGGAGCTGCCTTGTCCCTTCCACCATATGAGGACATAGACAGAAAaccagccctcaccagacactgaatctgccagtgccttgatctcggacttcccactctgcagaactgggagaaataaatttctattgtaaGCTACTCagttcatggtattttgttacagcagccctaaaaGCCTAAGACAACGGggtctttccctctttttcttctaaaaacttGTTTTCAGTCCTTAGGTTTGTTGCCTCATGATCAAGCATCACATCAGTGTTcaaagcaggaagagagagatagagagaaaagacagtctATACAGGAGgaaaaacttttccaaaaatCTTTTCTGAGTTCCTTCCCAGCAGacatatcattttatttcattagctACAAGATAGCTAATGAACCAACTGAAGGGAAGTGAGGAAAAGTGTCTGTGTTCCTCAATTCTATAGTGAGAGGCAggcaaggaggaggaggcaggaggcaggagggcaAGAGGAAGTTGAGGCTGTTCAAGCTTGAGGACCTCAATCCTTTGGCTGTTACCTCTAATTTAGGAAATCTTGTATGTGTTTATAATCTTTTATATTATCTTGAGgcattttttttgttaaaataaactGGTTTAAGTCTTCTCATATTTCATAAATTTTCTGTTCTCATTGCTTGCCTTAAATACTTagcatcatcatcttcatcattagTAAACTTACAGAATAAGTTTAATTAATGCAGTCCTTAGTGATTCTGaatttttgaagttatttttctctgttttatttttgacacTCCTCTCCTTAAAGTACTGAGTGGCAGTTTTGGAGGGGATAGTGATCACATATTTGCTCAGAAACCGTTGATAGTCGCTTACTAAATTCTTACTGATATGTTGATGTCCTTTCATTGTACATGTAAGTATAAGCAAAGTCTAGggggaagaaaattaaaacaaaagaactaCTTTGAGAAAACCATGTTTGAGGACAAATTCCATCTCTCAGAAAATGTTTCATGTAATTACATCAAGAGAATAAAGATGCAAAACATCTAATGAATTGGGGGAAAAGATGTAAAACATATTCATGGAAGCATACTAGGTTTTAAATTGCTCTCTAGATTGTATTATTTAGAACAGTCTCGCAATGCTTATTATATTATGTGCCTGCAGGTCCTGAAAAGAAGTGTTTTTTATTAGATTATGTAGATTAAATGACTTTATTTATGTGAAACACTATATTGTATGTTTTATTCTGTGGTTAGTAGCTTAAAAAGAAACTTTACttttcaaactatttttattGTATAGGCGGTCTGTGCTAATGCTGTGCTGGAGAAGATAAAGAACATCTTCCAGGAAGAAGAATCCATAAGGCAAaacagagaggagagggaaaattGTAGAAAAGCCTTTTCTGAGCCTGTGCTTTCAGAGCCTATGTTTGCTGAAGGTGAAATCAAAGCAAAACCTTACAGGTCACTGCCGGAGAAGCCAGACATTTCAGATTACCCCAAGCTTCTTACTAATAAGCAGAGTAATAAGATCCAAGTTTTACATTCTGTGTTTGACCAATCAGCTGAAATGAATGAGCAAATCTGAATACAGATATCACTGAACAGAACCTAAGAGTTATCTATTTAATGGCACATTTCATCTGACAAAACTCAAGAGTCTAGTTTACATATTCTGAATTGCtctgctttcttaaaaaaaagagaagggggctactattaaaatgtcattttctagTATTTACATGATagagtaaataaaatgaatattgatGTGGAATATAGGTACTGACTATATACTTTTAATGAACAAGAAAATCCATCCTTTGGTGGGTGAGACTTTACACTGTGGTTTATAATATAAGCATATttataatacattaatatttttattaaagacttGTTTTGAGAGTCTAATTCTTtactttggaggaaaaaaaagcccTATCAAGATGCTGCATATCAAATTAAaaggataattattttttatatgcaGACTGGAGAGTTTGAGTCtgcctattattattttgtaaatcaCTTGTAAAGTTATGAAGGATTTGCAATTCACAGATGtcataaatttataaaacaaaatatttacaaatgtgaTGAGAAGATTTCTGTACATGAAGACAGTACATGatatgatattttttatttctacaattAGAGATATAAATTTAGAATGAAAAATCAAGTGCACACTACTCATTATTCCCAGTGGCTCTTACGAGAAAGTATTTCTGTAATTATTCCTGCAAACCAGGGCTACAGATTTTGCCTGAATAAAGTACTTTGATTTTCTTCTATACATTTTGTATTCTGGACACGTGTTAAGACCTGACTGGGCATTGAAGGATTATCACATGATAGAACAGACCGGGATGTACCTTCCTGAGAGATAGTATATGTTCTGTACGTAGTGAGTAGTTGCTGCCACAAACAGTATCTATAAAAAGCACAAGTCTGGTTCGTTGGTTGTCTGAGAAATGAGGACCAAGTGCTACTCATGCTATCCATACTCCAACAGAAAAGGAAGTGTAATAATATGTAGCAAAGGTCCCTGTAAGCAGAGTCTTTACTATATAGACCTTattcatttactatttttataataaccaAGGGAAAGAGTCCAGGTCAGCTCCTTAGAATGTTAAGTATTAGATTTAGATTCTTAATGTAATTCTCCTCCTCTAAACGTATTACTGTGCTTTGCAACTAGGTTCCAATCTTGACAAAAAGTTCTTCTCACTCTGAATACATCATCTACTCATTTTGGCTATTTCTGGTCCCACATAGTGGTGATTTATGCATGAGCACTGACGATGCAAAAATCACCACTATGTGCTGCTGATTTTTGCATGGTGGGTGTCTGGGgtgttattttaaatacattacaGCTAGTATGGTATGAGCACCAGGCAAGTGAACAGTACTGACCATAAATAACTGACATGATAAAACCAGGGTGAACCAACTGAACATCAACCTTGCCTGGGAACTCCAAGGAACAAAACCCTAGATCTCCTCTCTATAACATTTATAGGAGACACTTAGTTGTGCATATATTCACATAAAgttctaaaaaatttttaaaaacctttatttgaaaatttcataTAGGCATTCGAAGTACACTGGCTCACTGAATAGACTTTACATCTCTCATGGCTGGGCAGCAGCTGGGTCTGGCTTCCTTACTTCAAGATCTGCCTTGATCATAGAGAAACTAAGCCAAGGTTTATTTGGTTTTGATGTCTAGCACAGTGGTTAAGTTTCTTATTTTCAAGTTCAGCAGGTAAACTTATCTCATTTTTGgaggtatttttaaagtataaaaagtCTGCTATGTTATTTGGGAAAGTTGTACAGTTCAGATGTGAACATTTCAATGTATTTAAACTTtacctaaaaatgtaaaaataacaatCAAATAGGAGAGGTAGGGAATCCATAGagatataaataaaacaagaatggaAGAATGCTGATAACTGTTAAAGCTGACTGATGGAAGTTCATTATATAGTCTACTTTGTATATATTAAAACTTTTTCAGAATTAAATCTGCTACATCAAACAGggattttttcctattttaaaaattaaattaaaaaaattttcttactAAACCTTAATTTTTACCTATTATTTGTTTACTCCAAATTTATTTTCATCCTTCTTAAACAGAACATCCCAAACCTATAACCTTCAGGTTCTAATTAATCCAGAAGATTAGATAAAATGTATTCTATTGATCCTGATAATCCTTATATCATACTAAGTATGTGTGCTCTTAAACCTCTCAAATTTATATGAGTTTTAAATAGTTGtgcctatgttgaaaaatttcatCACCTTTAAAACTGAAGCAGttattctaaaaatgttttcaagcatacacaatatttttcatttctatttttttttttatctagaAGAACTCTTAATTACTTTGAAGTCTCCAGTGGCATAAAAATCAGAGTCACACTTAAAAGGTTCACTAGAAAGAGTCACATAAATATTCCCATTGTCTACTGTCACTGTGTGAATCCTTTGCTTTACTCCTTTGGAGCACCACTTGGGTTTTGCTGATGGATCTTTAGGGTTTATAGACTGGTACAGACCTTCTCCTGTTGCCaaagtaattttgtatttatgcCAGGGGCAAACTATACACGGTCGTCCATCAAAATCCTGGGGAAGAGAATAACTCATTTAATATTCTGACATGTCACATGTTCTTGATACACCATAGACTCTGAAGAGAATCTGCTGCAGAAGAACCAGGTTAAAAAACAggttagcttttcttttttcctcctatttACAAATTATACAGCATAAAGCAGATCCTAATCTGAGAAGAGTCATCAAGCTCTTTTACAGTTGATCAGAAAGCCAGTTAGAGCTCTATCAGAAGACTGACATGCTCAGGCAACTAAAACATGTGACTGCAGCTGTGCGATTATCTATTAGATGTCAATGTCACCTCCTTGACAGAAATGGGGCAAGGACTTCAAGTGCTTCTATAGGAATTTTCACTAGCTTCTGGAATTTTCACTAGCTTCTAGAATTATAAGGTTCGGATATAAATTCAAAAGGAGTTACTAAAGGCATGAGTGCATATGACAATAGAAGAGCAATCTGTGATCCAAAGTAGTTAATTCTCAACTTTTTAACTGTCTTGGTGAAGTGCTTCTCAAACACAGGAAGCACCTGGATCTTGTTTCAATGTATGTCTCTCTGTTTAAATGTAGTACGTCTAAGGGGTTGGGGTGACAAGATTCTGCATGTCTAAAAAGCTCCCATGTGACACCAAAGTTGCTGGTCTATGGACAACAGTTTGAGGAGCAAGGTCTTCAAGCTCTCATTATGGACTGAAACTAGGGAAAATTCTATGAAACTATTATCAGCTCACAAATGTAAGTGGGTGCTTTCATTTTTCCCCTCTATATCCAAAAGTGCAGGAATACTGATTTGTACTTTCATTTGGTGACTGATTTGTACTGTCAGCAAAGATTCACATTTTCATAATTTACATTACATAAAACTGTCAGCAAAGATTCACATATGTGGTTTTGAAcaatgggaaaaaatagaaaaaataaacacacatatgtTCTTTAACATGAGGACAGGTGTGTACACTCATCAAGTGTAGAGAAAGTGGAATGCTAAGTTCAAGCTTGTACTTTGCATcagttagagagagagagagagaccaatttaatgaagaaagaagaaatttaggTGACTACTTTTGGAATCCAAGGAAGCAAAGACAACTTCTTCCTCAGTTAAGACTACCGTgtggtttatttctttaaaaatatatttatactgtatatttttgttataaaagtaatatatactcattgtaaaaaattcaaattatgcaGAGTGTATAAAGTAAAAAGTGAATATTCTTTTTGATGAAAAAAATGAGATCTCATAAGACTATTATCTTATGACTTGCTTTTTTCAGTCACAAATACATTATTCACATCTCTCCATACTCATATAGATCTGCCTCATTAATTTAATGATTGCAAGGTACAGTTATTCCACAGCATGGctgtatcataatttatttaaccagtttcCTATTGTTAAAACATTATAATGAATAATTGCCTTCAATTCATTATaataaataatgctacaatgaatcATTCCTATACAAATACTTAAACATCTGTGCAATTATGGCCATAGAATAGATATAGAGTATAATTGCTAGGTCAAAAGATATGCATATTTCTCATATTTATCTTATGAATTCCAAGAATACTTGAAATTATACTCAAAGCATTAAAATATAGTTCAAACCAACTATAAATTAgttttgaatatatgtatatgctgaatttgctgaaaataaatttaattttacataccTCTATGTCTCCCAAATGTAAAGGTCCTCCTGAGTCTGAAAAGGAATCGGATATTACCTGCAGTCACTAAAAAACTGAAATTTTGATAGTTTTATGGTTTAaagttttacaaatgaaaaataaaatcttacggTAACAGCGAATATCCATAGCATGATATTCTCCCTTGTGGTAGAAAATGACCACTTCTCTATCATGGACAACAGCTGtcattctttcagattttttaatgTCATCTTCTCTGCCCACACAGACAGAAGAATATTCCCTCTTTTCAGGATCTTGTGCAGAGCCATCAAGATTCATGCTAGTTGAACGTAAAGAAGGAAAGTTACAAGAAGTATTCACTAATTTGGTTCCAACTTAATGGAGATAACCATAAGAATGAATAGTTTGGACTTTTCAAGATTAATGGAGGCACTTTCTGTAGctacataaaacatttataaatactggattattattattattattagtagtagtagtagtagtagtagtattttgagacagagtctcactctgtcacccaggctggagtgcagtggcatgatctcggctcactgtaacctccgcctcccaggttcaaggaattctcctgccttggcctcctgagtagctgtgattacaggagcccaccaccatacctggctaatttttatatttttagtagagacagggttttgctgtgttggcctggctggtctcaaactcctgacctcaagtaatccacccacctcaacctcccaaagtgctgggattacaggcatgagccactgcgcccagccatacaTACTGGATTATATTAAGTAGACAGTCATTACTTTGTGTTAGAGACTCTTAAAGACTGCCaaaattagggaggattcctcaCTTTGAGGCTAGAGTTATATTAGATTCATTTTGAGGTCAAGAAGGAAATTTCAGAACTTGTAAAACATAGAAATTTAAGTTTCACTATCCCTTTATTTCCTATTAAATTTAACACTAAACAACATTCAGTTATTATCTGCATTGTTCTCAGCCTTCTGCTAAAGGCAGGATTCTTTGATTGTCTGAATAATCTTCAGCCTCTTGGCTAAGGTGGTCCACCTGGTTTTGCCTAGAGTACACAGTTGGCTCTTACAGGCACAACCAGATAGCTATTACAGCAAGAGAAGATGGGTATGAAtgaaaacttttcattttcttacctcagataaaaactggtcACTGAGATGACAGCTGAGCTGAAACGCCCAAAATGCAAATGAACTAGACATGCCAACAGCTGGGGGAAGAGAATTCCATACTGAAGGAATAGCAAATACAAAAgcctaaaggaaagaaaaggcttGGTGGATGTGTTCCAGAAGACTGGAACATCATGTGCAAGATTGGTAAATAGGCAGGAGCCAGGTTGTGCAGTGCTGTGTACAGATTTTACTCTAAGGGCAAAGGAAAGCCACTAAAGAGTATAAAGCAGGAAAGTGTGACTTGATTTCTTTTTGAAAGAATGCCCCGGCTCTATGGAGAATGCATTATAGCAAAACAACAATGGATGCACAGAAATCAGAAAGCTAGGGGTCCATGAAAAAGATGGTGGTTTGCCCCAGGGGGTTGACACTGTAGGGGAGAAAAAGTAATAGTAACAGTAGCAGCAGTAGCTACAATTATATTGTGttaactatgtgccaggcactattctaaggctacatttatttattaactccTTTAATCCTCCATGATACTAAAAAggtatcattattttaattttatagtacAGAGAAGTTGGGTTGatgctacagaaaaataaataaagatgactCCCAAGTTTTAGGTTTGTGCAGCTAGGTGAACTGTAGTGCGAAAGACTGTGATGAGAAAGGCCAAGAAATCAATGGTATTTTTGCAGGATGGAAAATCAAAAGCTATATACATTTTGCACATATTGAGTTTAAGGTATCGCAGAGACATCCAAGTAGAGATATCAAGTCAGCAACCAGATATAAGAGACTAAAGTTGAGAATATCTAGAGAGAAAAATTGGGGAGTTTCCAGGTTATAGAATTCTATGGACTCACTTGGAGAGGAAGTGTATGTAAGGAAGAAAGAAGGTCTAAGACAATTCCTGAAGCACTTCAACATTTAGGGGTCAGGTGGAAGAGAGGCTGTAGAGACGCAAGACCAGTAGAGTATCCAAACTATTGCTAATCAAATGAAATTCATTCACAGCTTTCTTCTCTATCTTATATTCTCCTTGAATTGCAAATAGGTGGTAACCtagaaaaaaaaggcaggcaaTGAGGCCAAATAAATTCCAATGCTGGTCACGTCTGTGtactaaacaataaataatacatgAAGAAAACTCGAGGATCCTAGGAAACTGTCCTGACACTATGGTTGTTCTATAAAGAGTTGGGCCTACCCTGTACCCTTTTCTCTTTGTAAGTTCATTTACTCCCTATACATCCACCCTCCTAGAAATCAAATACTAATTAGTATCCAAGTAAGAGCTTATATTCAGAATATAACCATTACTACTATCTTTTCCCTGTATTTCTAAAGTTTATCTCCTAGTCTACTCTTTAGTATCCTTTTGGCcaaatatagaaattaaaaggtgggaaaaaaatcaagactaagaaatatCTCAATATTATTTTTAGGAACAGGCTTAAGGGTTATAGGTTTGATCCTGTCCTTGCATCAAAATAATGACTcaggacagtggctcacacctgtaattccagcactttcagggtgggaagatcacttaccaggagttcaagaccagcctaggcaacataccGAGACCCAGCtctacataaaaatgttttttaaaaattacccaggtgggTTGGTACTTGCCTGTAGGGTTGACTGCTtaggaggcccagggaggaggatcacttgaggccaggagtttgaggcttcagtgagctatgatcataccactgtactccagtctaggcaacagagtgagaccctgtctctaaaaatatttttttaagaaagaagttTGCTGTGAAATGCTCAAGATATTAAACACACACTTATCtacaaatatttaacaaaattacaAACCAGGTGTCAACTTCAAATAAATATTCTAACTTTAGGAAGATACTTCATCATCCATGCTTTTTTCAAATATAGTAATATTGTAGTATTTCACAGGaagttaaataatataatgtacCTTTCCTTGATCaacaggaatctgcattttaattcCACTCAAGTCTTAGGTTACGTAAAAACACATATAtccaacttctttttctttttcttttcttttttttttttttttttgagacagtctcactctgtagcccaggctggagtgcagtggctcaatctcagctcactgcaagctccacctcctgggttcacgccattctcctgcctcagcctcccaagtagctgggactacaggtgcccgccaccacgtccagctaattttttgtatttttagtagagacgggggtttcaccgtgttagccaggatggtctcgatctcctgacctcgtgatccgcccgcctcggcctcccaatgtgctgggattacaggtatgagccaccgcacctggccctatcCAACTTCTTTAAAGAAGGCATTTGTACCTCAGTGTACCTAGCTTAGAATGGTTACACACTATGGGCCAGTCCCTtccccaaaaaagagaaaatgttttcatggAAGTGCCAAGTGACTTTAGGCCTTCTGCAGAGAATTTTTCCTGATGGcttctctaaatatttatttaagccTGTATAACTCAttggaagttttaaaatgttagcagAAAAAGAGCATGgttcatttaaaaagtaagtttataaaacaaaaattattaagagtAAAATCTCTAAGTTAGTGTGTTAGGAGTGAGCtttagaaaaagagaatttataGGTCACTATTTTGAGAGAAATAGTTCTGAGCCATGTGGAAGACAAATATCAGATATCATTGTAAGTCTAGGCTCCAAAATTGAGGTGTAGATAGAgaggtatgtgtgtgcatgtttgtgcatgtgtgcatgtgtgttgatGGGGAGAGGCAGGGGCTTTGAATTCAATGTATAAAGGAAGGCATCACACATATCAAGCTTAGAAAATTATAGGGATGTCAAATTTACACTCTgaagtttgcatttttaattcttgctctaaccaatttttttttaaatggggggatacaaaatacatatgctgtttttaaaaattatctcacaataaaaaagaaaaatttattattttaaagcaaaggcAAAGAGGACCAGGGCCATGATTTTCTGGGTTAGCTATGGCTGACAGGAGGCAGGAATACTATCTCTGAATGGTCATCTGGTTTTATTTGATTTGGGCAGGTACTCAAAAGAACATAAATTGCTCAGGTGGCAGTATTTACCTTCAGAGTTGGGCATGCAGCCTTCATCACATTTTGTGACAGAACAGAGgcataataataagaaaaatgggAACAGACAAAGGAATGAACTGAAAGAAGGGGAAACaggctaaagaaaaagaaaagaaagaaatgtggaaTTTGCAATACATATAACTGACAAAGGCTTGAGATTCAGAATATATGAATAACTCCTATAGGCcagtaaaaaaaataacaaataatcatagaaaaatgggcaagacATGAACAAACATTTCACAAATAAAGAAATCTGAATGGCCAATATATGTAAAGACATTCAACCTCATTAGCAGGAAAACGCAAAGGAAATGCAAAGCAAAGTCATTAATGTGATACTATTTTCTATCCACCAGGCTGACAAAAAATTATACCAAGTATTGGTGAAAATACGGAACTGCTAGTGATAACATAAATTTGTGCTACCACAGTTTGGCATTACCTAGTAAAgttaaacataataataataatcccactTTGGGTATATGCCACAGAAATGCACACAGATATACCAGGAAACATACACAAGAATAGttacaacagcaaaaaacaaaaacaacacaaaacccaTCAACAGTAGAAAGGAATGTGTGTATGTTCAATGGAATGCTGTACAGCAGTGAAAAATGTATCTCTACATCAAGTTGGATTAATTTCAGAAAACATAATTGcaagtgaaaaatttaaaaagtcagaggatgtttccatttttatcacAAAAGTGGCAAAACCAAACAGTATATTATTCATGGATATATG from Macaca nemestrina isolate mMacNem1 chromosome 6, mMacNem.hap1, whole genome shotgun sequence encodes:
- the LOC105491982 gene encoding spermatogenesis-associated protein 9 isoform X3, with protein sequence MPIKPVGWICGQVLKNFSGRIEGIQKAIMDLVDEFKDEFPTILRLSQSNQVRKGSLFEIISFPAKTALTSIIYASYAALIYLAVCANAVLEKIKNIFQEEESIRQNREERENCRKAFSEPVLSEPMFAEGEIKAKPYRSLPEKPDISDYPKLLTNKQSNKIQVLHSVFDQSAEMNEQI
- the LOC105491983 gene encoding Rieske domain-containing protein, which translates into the protein MNLDGSAQDPEKREYSSVCVGREDDIKKSERMTAVVHDREVVIFYHKGEYHAMDIRCYHSGGPLHLGDIEDFDGRPCIVCPWHKYKITLATGEGLYQSINPKDPSAKPKWCSKGVKQRIHTVTVDNGNIYVTLSSEPFKCDSDFYATGDFKVIKSSSR